The Verrucomicrobium spinosum DSM 4136 = JCM 18804 genome includes a region encoding these proteins:
- a CDS encoding sensor histidine kinase: MIRSWHRWLFTIAAVLLLVTLATNIRSTRLTEQNITSVLQTDEVMARFLRLRALLSETESTARGYALAGDTVSLALMGQSRADALVELRRIQEMTRDNPVQQNLLARVRELAESRFAAFDLMVTQRGNAVDPRSVIPMVDEGRGLSRALQARMDEGLAREQLLFDRRNARARWHLHLLNLTSIGSGVMAIITATAGLFLMKRAQKAALRAAVLELDKARVEHTALKKSRFLAHVSHEIRSPLTSIIGHAELLAKNPDGKTGRECLEAIQASGRALLRLVNDLLDLSHMEVGRLKLDPGPVSVRDVLHEVALVHEGAIREKGLAFICRTSPEVPALLELDAERMKQVLDNLVSNALKFTQEGSIALEAFGTRVAGTHPRFDLQFRVSDTGMGISEKDQKRIFRDYEQGTEHAAGRGAGLGLSISRQLVQLMGGTIALKSETGEGSFFTVNLPGVPVVPGGAGSASAETADIEGVSAS, from the coding sequence ATGATCCGCTCCTGGCACCGCTGGCTGTTCACCATCGCGGCAGTTCTGCTGCTGGTGACCCTGGCCACCAATATTCGCAGCACCCGTCTCACGGAACAGAACATCACCAGCGTGCTCCAAACTGATGAGGTCATGGCCCGGTTCCTTCGCCTGCGTGCCCTATTGAGCGAGACGGAATCCACCGCCCGGGGGTATGCCCTGGCCGGCGATACCGTGAGCCTGGCACTCATGGGGCAGAGCCGGGCAGACGCCCTGGTGGAACTGAGGAGGATTCAGGAAATGACGCGGGACAATCCCGTGCAGCAGAACCTTCTGGCCCGGGTGCGGGAACTGGCAGAGTCCCGATTTGCCGCGTTTGACCTGATGGTGACACAACGGGGCAATGCCGTGGATCCGCGGTCAGTGATCCCGATGGTGGACGAAGGGCGGGGCCTGAGCCGCGCCCTGCAGGCCAGGATGGATGAAGGGCTGGCCAGAGAACAATTGCTTTTCGACAGGCGCAACGCCCGTGCGAGGTGGCATCTGCACCTGCTCAACCTCACATCCATAGGCAGCGGGGTGATGGCCATTATTACCGCAACTGCGGGCTTGTTCCTCATGAAGCGCGCCCAAAAGGCCGCCCTGAGAGCCGCCGTGTTGGAGCTCGACAAGGCGCGGGTGGAACATACCGCACTGAAGAAGAGCCGCTTTCTTGCCCACGTCAGTCATGAGATCCGCAGTCCCCTGACCTCCATCATTGGCCATGCCGAACTCCTGGCAAAGAACCCCGACGGCAAAACGGGACGGGAGTGCCTGGAGGCCATCCAAGCCAGTGGGCGAGCACTGCTGCGCTTGGTGAACGACCTGCTCGACCTCTCTCACATGGAGGTGGGCAGATTGAAACTGGACCCGGGGCCGGTGAGCGTGCGGGATGTCCTGCACGAAGTCGCCCTGGTGCATGAGGGCGCGATCCGCGAAAAGGGCCTCGCCTTCATCTGCCGCACTTCGCCAGAGGTTCCCGCGCTGCTGGAGCTCGATGCAGAACGAATGAAACAGGTGCTGGACAACCTCGTCTCCAACGCGCTCAAGTTCACCCAAGAAGGCAGCATCGCCCTGGAAGCTTTTGGCACCCGCGTGGCGGGGACCCATCCCAGGTTTGATCTGCAGTTCCGCGTTTCCGACACCGGCATGGGTATCTCCGAGAAAGATCAGAAGCGCATCTTCCGCGACTATGAACAAGGGACTGAGCATGCAGCCGGTCGCGGCGCGGGGCTGGGCCTTAGCATTTCCCGCCAGCTTGTCCAGCTGATGGGCGGGACCATTGCCTTAAAAAGTGAAACTGGCGAAGGCTCCTTCTTCACCGTCAACCTCCCCGGAGTGCCTGTGGTTCCAGGGGGAGCAGGGTCTGCGAGTGCGGAGACGGCGGATATTGAAGGGGTTTCAGCGAGTTGA
- a CDS encoding RtcB family protein — translation MSVLNGEDFLEAGWAPGPQIGQALVKAAEYEAKGITDPAYLLKLLRRDFPPTAPKMTMRDVAAPLAEAIEATCPEDERNIKSVRRFMTELLQTPVVTRGAVMPDACPAGSVPATIPVGGAVAVQNAIIPSAHSADICCSMHATFFQCGKGVTAMLDDLMASTRFGMGGRRPENYVPHAVNHENVWQNPFLQGLREDALKHMADQGDGNHFAYLGRIRISHEARQQLRAAGHVVLADSLEGHDESLVLVTHHGSRGLGAKVYARGQKAALAHVKRHAADIPAPAAWLDYGTQEGRDYWEALQYVSRWTKANHESIHARFLERTGGVAVAAFGNEHNFVWKRGDIFLHGKGATPAWKDEAGRPLLGLIPLNMASPILVVLGRDNEEYLSFCPHGAGRNLSRSAMMRKYRNDEGELDASRVQQALEHSTRGIEVRWFYGKPDLSESPLGYKPAAQVKAQIEQFGLADVVAEIEPLGSIMAGDSGPPPWIRRKEELTPKQLRAIEHRADRRKERQRLRDLDDGGNVDAEADEEG, via the coding sequence ATGTCAGTGTTAAATGGAGAAGATTTTCTGGAGGCCGGATGGGCCCCCGGACCGCAGATCGGACAAGCCCTTGTCAAAGCCGCCGAGTATGAGGCCAAAGGCATCACGGATCCGGCCTATTTGCTGAAGCTGTTGCGGCGGGATTTCCCGCCCACAGCGCCCAAGATGACCATGCGGGATGTTGCCGCTCCGCTGGCGGAAGCCATCGAGGCCACGTGCCCCGAGGACGAGCGGAATATCAAATCCGTGCGTCGCTTCATGACAGAGCTGCTGCAAACACCGGTGGTGACTCGCGGAGCGGTCATGCCAGACGCTTGTCCCGCCGGGTCCGTGCCTGCGACCATCCCGGTGGGAGGTGCCGTGGCCGTCCAGAACGCCATCATCCCCAGTGCCCACAGCGCAGACATCTGCTGCTCCATGCACGCCACCTTTTTCCAGTGCGGAAAGGGAGTGACGGCAATGCTGGATGATCTCATGGCTTCCACCCGCTTTGGCATGGGAGGGCGGCGGCCGGAGAACTACGTGCCGCATGCCGTGAATCATGAGAATGTCTGGCAGAATCCATTTTTGCAGGGGTTGCGGGAAGACGCGCTCAAGCACATGGCCGACCAGGGCGATGGCAATCACTTCGCCTATCTGGGCAGGATCCGGATCTCCCATGAGGCTCGCCAGCAACTGCGAGCGGCCGGACATGTGGTTCTGGCGGACTCGCTGGAAGGGCATGATGAAAGCCTGGTGCTGGTCACGCACCATGGGTCCCGCGGGCTCGGGGCCAAGGTGTACGCCCGTGGGCAGAAGGCGGCGCTGGCTCACGTCAAGCGTCATGCCGCCGACATCCCCGCTCCGGCGGCATGGCTGGACTACGGCACGCAGGAGGGGCGTGACTATTGGGAGGCGCTGCAATACGTGTCCCGCTGGACCAAGGCCAATCACGAGAGCATCCACGCAAGGTTCTTGGAAAGAACGGGTGGCGTGGCCGTGGCCGCCTTTGGCAATGAGCACAATTTTGTCTGGAAACGCGGTGACATCTTCCTTCACGGCAAGGGGGCGACCCCGGCCTGGAAAGATGAGGCCGGTCGCCCGCTGCTGGGGCTCATTCCGCTGAACATGGCCAGCCCCATCCTCGTCGTGCTGGGCCGCGACAACGAGGAGTACCTTTCGTTCTGTCCACATGGCGCGGGGAGGAATCTGTCCCGCTCCGCGATGATGCGGAAGTATCGCAATGATGAAGGCGAGCTTGATGCCAGCCGCGTGCAGCAGGCCCTGGAGCACAGCACCCGAGGCATCGAGGTGCGTTGGTTTTATGGGAAACCGGATTTGTCCGAGTCACCACTCGGCTACAAGCCCGCGGCACAGGTGAAAGCGCAGATTGAGCAGTTTGGGCTCGCGGATGTGGTGGCGGAGATCGAGCCCCTCGGCTCCATCATGGCTGGCGACTCCGGGCCTCCTCCGTGGATTCGCCGCAAGGAGGAACTCACGCCCAAGCAGCTCCGTGCCATCGAGCACCGTGCCGACCGTCGGAAGGAACGGCAGCGCTTGCGGGATCTGGATGATGGCGGGAATGTGGATGCGGAGGCGGATGAGGAGGGATAG
- a CDS encoding GNAT family N-acetyltransferase, producing MHSRAAIPPSFSIRPIRLEDEAALAQLLVTCREDAFHWRDAGSFALADFAIETAGERMWVAEGSDGSVWGFISIWEPDDFIHHLYVHPNCQRNGVGEELMRKVLAFKETTWRLKCPVANAPGLAFYEKHGWTVEDRGVDVGSDYFLMRSPAPGREETSAPGPVA from the coding sequence ATGCACAGTCGCGCTGCAATTCCACCCAGCTTCTCCATCCGCCCGATACGCCTCGAGGACGAGGCGGCGCTGGCACAATTGCTGGTGACGTGTCGTGAAGACGCGTTTCACTGGCGGGACGCCGGCAGCTTCGCACTTGCGGACTTTGCCATCGAAACCGCAGGGGAACGCATGTGGGTGGCAGAGGGGAGCGACGGATCCGTCTGGGGGTTCATCTCCATCTGGGAGCCGGATGACTTCATCCACCACCTGTATGTCCACCCCAATTGCCAGCGGAACGGAGTGGGGGAGGAGCTGATGCGCAAGGTCCTTGCCTTCAAGGAAACAACCTGGCGGCTAAAATGCCCGGTTGCGAATGCCCCCGGCCTGGCATTCTACGAAAAGCACGGGTGGACCGTGGAGGACCGCGGGGTGGATGTGGGCAGCGATTATTTCCTCATGCGATCTCCCGCCCCGGGACGGGAGGAGACGTCGGCCCCGGGGCCGGTGGCATGA
- a CDS encoding HAD family hydrolase, with the protein MPDLSLSATTGFIFDWDGVIIDSHAQHEESWQLLFQELGRPMPEGFFKATFGMRNQQIIPMCFDFVAPDDHAEIARLGNRKEELYREILRRDGIVPLPGVVTLLEELLSLGIPTSVGSSTPRLNIETIMGMTGLDCYFQHIVSAEDVTVGKPDPQVFLKAAEKLGRPPERCVVFEDAHVGIEAGKRAGMKVVAVATTHPLESLGQADVAYSNLEGLRVETIIAATGL; encoded by the coding sequence ATGCCCGACCTCTCTCTCTCCGCCACCACCGGTTTCATCTTCGACTGGGACGGCGTCATCATCGACTCTCATGCCCAGCATGAGGAAAGCTGGCAGCTGCTGTTTCAAGAACTCGGCCGCCCCATGCCAGAAGGCTTTTTCAAAGCCACCTTTGGCATGCGCAACCAGCAGATCATTCCCATGTGTTTTGACTTTGTGGCGCCAGACGATCACGCAGAGATCGCCCGCCTGGGTAATCGCAAGGAGGAGCTGTACCGCGAGATTCTGCGTCGGGATGGGATCGTTCCGCTGCCTGGGGTGGTGACGCTTCTGGAAGAGCTGCTCTCCCTGGGCATCCCCACCTCCGTGGGATCCTCCACGCCCCGTTTGAACATTGAGACCATCATGGGCATGACCGGGCTTGATTGTTATTTTCAGCACATTGTCAGCGCGGAGGATGTAACCGTGGGCAAACCCGATCCGCAGGTGTTTCTCAAGGCGGCGGAAAAGCTGGGCCGCCCTCCGGAGCGTTGTGTGGTTTTTGAAGATGCGCATGTCGGCATTGAGGCCGGCAAACGCGCGGGCATGAAGGTGGTGGCAGTGGCCACGACCCATCCGCTGGAAAGCCTGGGCCAGGCAGATGTTGCTTACTCGAACCTCGAGGGTTTGCGCGTGGAGACGATCATCGCAGCCACGGGTCTGTGA